The Mycobacterium seoulense genome has a window encoding:
- a CDS encoding DUF732 domain-containing protein — MNAHRGNWSAIGAVALAAAGVLFSAPASADQIDDSFIAEIQRNGVVFTDRGAAIAAGHNMCAGLDKGKTPTSLVLNVVRATDLSAHEAAFLLGASVASYCPQHRAAVGASAS, encoded by the coding sequence ATGAATGCGCATCGTGGAAATTGGTCGGCAATCGGCGCGGTCGCGCTCGCGGCCGCCGGGGTGCTTTTTTCCGCCCCGGCGTCAGCCGATCAAATCGACGATTCGTTCATTGCCGAGATTCAGCGAAACGGCGTCGTCTTCACCGACCGTGGCGCCGCGATCGCCGCGGGGCACAACATGTGCGCCGGACTCGACAAGGGCAAGACGCCGACCTCCCTGGTGCTCAACGTCGTGCGGGCCACCGATCTGTCGGCACACGAAGCGGCCTTCCTTCTCGGCGCTTCCGTGGCGTCCTATTGCCCCCAGCACCGGGCCGCTGTGGGCGCCTCGGCGTCCTGA